One genomic segment of Paenibacillus sp. FSL H8-0332 includes these proteins:
- a CDS encoding helix-turn-helix transcriptional regulator: MIVSEKVGKRIATLRKTKGLSQEQLAELLHVSAQAVSKWETGKSLPETATLPLLSAALNHSIDSILLPQELVVLSAIYTDGQQELDVTQLVNQFVASDRLSLIPGEHLFPHSWTDSRLKLLLVTYETPDGIYSTFVLKDQLLTIDIHSNGYVSTSDELQIIAAHYGNEQAYRSVADKMKHYEHFRWTQFTATHELFPSLIDCDGQDYLLLVYLNTEGIHAVSCAEGEQIHYSGERSHLYQTRSSRDQCIIEGIPQLGFGRGQDCSWAGAMTLALTARGVVTTYEQVMGYSGACWRVAFEPAWDYSAADALVVYDYSIPACKAYGLSARRANRLEPQQRTAEKLAILEDIRQGRLPLAINLRVAPEWGVITGYLAEGDVLLCRSYFDDETFSELEADAEFQAHMRISQGYLHVDQWPYRLIRLGDQSEAPSALENLYASLRVKLESMQAEAIANNSSYVVGYKALELWREGLLDHPWYAAADEEAFSRRLSINHFCMMALADARRSAAAYLRDSLPLVHDLQQQAALAEMSAIYGEMAALLDKYYKEMSDPAILRTTGVAPRAYWTTRQREQQAELLAMAVTLEHRGDTLAEVVLGLT; encoded by the coding sequence ATGATCGTTAGCGAAAAAGTTGGTAAACGGATTGCTACCCTCCGCAAAACGAAAGGCTTGTCCCAGGAACAATTAGCGGAACTGCTCCATGTCAGCGCCCAGGCGGTATCCAAATGGGAGACCGGCAAGTCTCTGCCGGAGACAGCCACCCTTCCCCTGCTGTCCGCCGCATTGAATCACTCGATTGACAGCATTCTCCTGCCCCAGGAGCTTGTGGTGCTCTCTGCAATCTATACGGACGGACAGCAGGAGCTGGATGTTACCCAGCTTGTGAACCAGTTCGTAGCCTCAGACCGCTTAAGCTTAATCCCCGGGGAGCACCTTTTCCCCCACTCATGGACCGACAGCCGCCTGAAGCTGCTGCTTGTTACCTATGAGACCCCTGACGGCATATATTCGACCTTTGTGCTGAAGGACCAGCTGCTTACAATAGACATCCATTCGAACGGGTATGTCTCAACCAGTGATGAGCTGCAGATTATTGCTGCCCATTATGGGAATGAACAGGCATACCGCAGCGTTGCGGACAAAATGAAGCATTATGAGCATTTCCGCTGGACTCAGTTCACCGCCACACATGAGCTGTTTCCCAGCTTGATCGACTGCGATGGTCAAGACTACCTGCTGCTGGTCTACCTGAATACTGAAGGCATTCATGCCGTAAGCTGCGCGGAAGGCGAACAGATTCATTACAGCGGGGAACGCAGTCATCTCTATCAGACCCGCTCCTCCCGGGATCAGTGCATTATTGAAGGGATTCCGCAGCTGGGCTTCGGACGGGGTCAGGATTGCTCCTGGGCAGGGGCCATGACGCTCGCCCTTACCGCCAGAGGCGTAGTGACCACCTACGAGCAGGTGATGGGCTATTCGGGAGCCTGCTGGAGAGTGGCTTTTGAACCGGCATGGGACTACAGCGCTGCGGATGCCCTTGTCGTCTATGATTACTCCATCCCCGCCTGCAAGGCTTATGGACTAAGTGCCCGCCGGGCCAACCGGTTGGAGCCGCAGCAGCGCACAGCCGAGAAGCTGGCGATTCTGGAGGATATCCGCCAAGGCAGACTGCCCCTTGCCATTAACCTCAGGGTAGCGCCGGAATGGGGAGTCATTACAGGATATCTGGCGGAGGGGGATGTGCTGCTGTGCCGCAGTTATTTTGACGATGAGACCTTCAGTGAGCTTGAAGCTGATGCTGAATTCCAGGCTCATATGAGGATAAGCCAAGGGTATCTCCATGTGGATCAATGGCCTTACCGGTTGATTCGCCTAGGCGATCAGTCAGAGGCCCCGTCTGCGCTTGAGAATCTGTATGCATCGCTCCGTGTTAAGCTGGAATCTATGCAGGCTGAGGCTATAGCCAACAATAGCTCTTATGTTGTAGGATACAAGGCGCTGGAACTATGGAGAGAGGGGCTGCTGGACCACCCTTGGTATGCCGCAGCGGACGAAGAAGCCTTCAGCCGCAGGTTATCTATCAATCACTTCTGCATGATGGCCCTGGCAGATGCCCGCCGCAGCGCCGCCGCCTACTTACGTGACTCTCTGCCACTGGTGCATGATCTGCAACAACAGGCCGCTTTGGCGGAGATGTCAGCAATCTATGGGGAGATGGCTGCCTTGCTGGATAAATACTATAAGGAGATGTCCGATCCGGCCATACTCCGAACAACCGGCGTTGCCCCGAGAGCCTACTGGACGACCCGGCAGCGTGAGCAGCAGGCAGAGCTGCTGGCGATGGCCGTTACGCTGGAGCATAGGGGAGATACTCTGGCTGAAGTGGTGCTGGGCCTAACTTAA